Proteins from one Stenotrophomonas aracearum genomic window:
- a CDS encoding GNAT family N-acetyltransferase — MGAAGLQIRTATAADAALILRFIRELAIYEKAESSVQTDEAGIVASLFGNDAKARALVCDVDGTAIGYAVYFYNYSTWLGRNGIYLEDLYVSPAHRGSGAGKALLQHIARIAVAEGCGRFEWSVLNWNEPAIKFYEAAGAKPQSEWTVFRLEGDALKKFAS; from the coding sequence ATGGGCGCGGCCGGCCTGCAGATCCGCACCGCCACTGCCGCCGATGCCGCGCTGATCCTGCGCTTCATCCGCGAACTGGCGATCTATGAGAAAGCCGAATCGTCGGTGCAGACCGACGAAGCCGGCATCGTCGCCAGCCTGTTCGGCAACGACGCCAAGGCCCGCGCGCTGGTGTGCGACGTCGATGGCACCGCCATCGGCTACGCGGTGTACTTCTACAACTATTCCACCTGGCTGGGCCGCAACGGCATCTACCTGGAAGACCTGTACGTCAGCCCGGCCCATCGCGGCAGCGGCGCCGGCAAGGCCCTTTTGCAGCACATCGCCCGCATCGCCGTTGCCGAAGGCTGCGGGCGGTTCGAATGGTCGGTGCTGAATTGGAACGAACCGGCCATCAAATTCTACGAAGCGGCCGGCGCGAAGCCGCAGAGTGAATGGACGGTGTTCCGGCTCGAAGGCGATGCGTTGAAGAAATTCGCGTCGTAA
- a CDS encoding J domain-containing protein, translating into MRWYGKLLGFIAGALLFRPNPLFGAVVGLLIGHAFDSDWFRLNRENPYRELGLTSEATDAEVDLAYRRLMSQYHPDKVVGAAPELRQQAERRSRQLNAAYDRIKTLRKR; encoded by the coding sequence ATGCGCTGGTACGGAAAACTGCTCGGATTCATCGCCGGCGCCCTGCTTTTCAGGCCCAATCCGCTGTTCGGCGCCGTGGTCGGCCTGCTCATCGGGCATGCCTTCGATTCCGACTGGTTCCGCCTGAACAGGGAGAACCCCTACCGTGAGCTGGGGCTGACCTCCGAAGCCACCGACGCCGAGGTCGACCTGGCCTACCGCCGTCTGATGTCCCAGTACCACCCCGACAAGGTCGTGGGCGCCGCCCCCGAGCTGCGCCAGCAGGCCGAACGCCGGTCGCGCCAGCTCAACGCCGCCTACGACCGCATCAAGACCCTGCGCAAGCGCTGA
- a CDS encoding ankyrin repeat domain-containing protein, with protein sequence MRVSLHNMMTKGLISAAWLTLFLVNGCAASSSHGAADYFEGKALQLAVATENGDEDAIRRLIKEEGVDPDRTFARRDGIPLVAWPLRARNLDGLRALLVNGADPNAREVKQMNGREIRFNNAMVYAAKMDDPRFLELLLEHGGDPNTRNSANETLMLQAFLSGNQWKNIQTLIAHGANINESNLRKGDDTVLSWYTGRGGFDSAYWLLEHGADPTLASRPPAGSSAPSRQLMVEDIYWEITTPDLLPWQKKSQAWLVARGIPRPPMPEHIRKKREAFGFPSREEDVPLL encoded by the coding sequence ATGCGCGTCAGTCTTCACAACATGATGACAAAAGGCCTCATAAGTGCGGCTTGGCTCACACTTTTTCTGGTCAATGGATGCGCCGCGTCCTCTTCACATGGGGCTGCGGATTACTTCGAAGGAAAAGCGCTGCAGCTTGCCGTGGCGACCGAGAACGGCGATGAAGACGCGATCAGGCGACTGATCAAGGAGGAGGGCGTTGATCCTGACAGGACCTTCGCACGCAGGGACGGCATCCCGCTCGTGGCCTGGCCACTACGTGCACGAAATCTGGATGGTTTGCGCGCACTGCTGGTCAACGGCGCAGATCCCAATGCCCGCGAAGTGAAGCAGATGAACGGCCGGGAGATCCGCTTCAACAACGCGATGGTCTATGCGGCCAAAATGGACGACCCGCGCTTCCTCGAGCTGCTGCTCGAGCATGGCGGCGATCCGAACACGCGGAATTCTGCCAATGAAACGTTGATGCTCCAAGCGTTCCTCAGTGGCAATCAGTGGAAGAACATCCAGACATTGATTGCGCACGGGGCAAACATCAACGAGTCCAACCTCCGCAAGGGCGATGACACGGTCCTGAGCTGGTACACCGGTCGGGGTGGCTTCGATTCCGCGTATTGGTTGCTTGAGCACGGCGCCGATCCCACCTTGGCGTCGCGCCCGCCGGCAGGGTCAAGCGCTCCTTCGCGCCAGCTGATGGTGGAAGACATCTACTGGGAAATCACGACGCCCGACCTTCTGCCGTGGCAGAAGAAGTCTCAGGCATGGCTGGTTGCACGGGGCATTCCGCGTCCGCCGATGCCTGAGCACATCAGGAAAAAGCGGGAGGCGTTCGGTTTTCCGTCGCGGGAAGAGGATGTGCCGTTGTTGTGA
- the rpe gene encoding ribulose-phosphate 3-epimerase: MSNCIIAPSILSANFARLGEEVDNVLAAGADWVHFDVMDNHYVPNLTIGPMVCQALRKHGVTAPIDVHLMVEPVDRIIPDFAEAGATYISFHPEASRHVHRTIQLIRSLGCKPGLVLNPGTPVDILDWVLDDLDLVLLMSVNPGFGGQAFIPSALDKLRVVRQKIDASGRDVRLEIDGGVKADNIGAIAAAGADAFVAGSAIFNAPVSYKDVIDQMRHNVAKARG, translated from the coding sequence ATGTCCAACTGCATCATTGCCCCGTCCATCCTGTCCGCCAACTTCGCCCGCCTTGGCGAAGAAGTGGACAACGTGCTCGCCGCCGGCGCCGACTGGGTGCATTTCGACGTGATGGACAACCATTACGTGCCGAACCTGACCATCGGCCCGATGGTCTGCCAGGCACTGCGTAAGCACGGCGTGACCGCGCCGATCGACGTGCACCTGATGGTGGAACCGGTGGACCGCATCATTCCGGACTTCGCCGAGGCCGGTGCCACCTACATCAGCTTCCATCCCGAAGCCAGCCGACACGTGCACCGCACCATCCAGCTGATCCGTTCGCTGGGCTGCAAGCCCGGCCTGGTGCTCAATCCGGGTACGCCGGTGGACATCCTGGACTGGGTGCTGGACGACCTGGACCTGGTGCTGCTGATGTCGGTCAACCCGGGCTTCGGCGGCCAGGCCTTCATTCCCTCGGCGCTGGACAAGCTGCGCGTGGTCCGCCAGAAGATCGATGCCAGCGGCCGCGACGTGCGCCTGGAGATCGACGGCGGGGTCAAGGCCGACAACATCGGCGCGATCGCCGCCGCCGGCGCCGATGCGTTCGTGGCCGGCTCGGCCATTTTCAACGCGCCGGTCAGCTACAAGGACGTGATCGACCAGATGCGCCACAACGTCGCCAAGGCGCGGGGCTGA
- the yegS gene encoding lipid kinase YegS: MRGLRWRLILNGKSTGNQEVREAVHALREQGVTLEVRVTWEDGDAERYVAEAIEHGVDTIIAAGGDGTLSEVAETLAHRDETADALPSLGLVPLGTANDFATAAGIPDEPLQALQMILAQAARPLDLLRIDAEGDLWWCANVASGGFGTEVTVETDEGLKKVLGGLAYLVTGISRLGRIEPIRARLRTPDFSWEGGFIALGIGNGRQAGGGQVLCPEALVDDGLLDVTVIPELSGEVASTLAALVRGGKQGALEQVAERTRAPWVEIDADEPMTLNLDGEPVKARRFRIDCVASRLRMHLPLDSALLA, translated from the coding sequence ATGCGTGGTCTTCGCTGGCGTCTGATCCTCAATGGCAAGTCGACCGGCAACCAGGAGGTGCGCGAGGCGGTGCATGCGCTGCGCGAGCAGGGGGTGACCCTGGAAGTCCGGGTGACCTGGGAGGATGGCGATGCCGAGCGGTACGTGGCCGAAGCCATCGAGCACGGGGTGGATACGATCATTGCTGCCGGGGGCGACGGTACCCTGAGCGAGGTGGCGGAGACTCTGGCGCACCGCGATGAAACGGCCGACGCCCTGCCTTCGCTGGGACTGGTGCCGCTGGGCACCGCCAACGACTTCGCCACAGCCGCCGGGATCCCCGACGAGCCGCTGCAGGCCCTGCAGATGATCCTGGCCCAAGCCGCCCGACCGCTGGACCTGCTGCGCATCGATGCCGAGGGCGATCTGTGGTGGTGCGCCAACGTGGCCAGTGGCGGCTTCGGCACCGAGGTGACGGTGGAAACCGACGAAGGTCTGAAGAAGGTGCTGGGTGGTCTGGCCTACCTGGTTACCGGCATCTCCCGGCTTGGCCGGATCGAGCCGATCCGTGCACGGCTGCGCACGCCGGACTTCAGCTGGGAAGGGGGCTTCATCGCACTGGGAATCGGCAACGGCCGCCAGGCCGGCGGTGGGCAGGTGCTGTGCCCGGAGGCATTGGTCGATGACGGCCTGCTCGATGTCACCGTGATTCCCGAGCTGAGCGGCGAAGTCGCGTCCACCCTTGCCGCGCTGGTACGCGGCGGCAAGCAGGGTGCATTGGAGCAGGTGGCCGAACGCACCCGTGCGCCGTGGGTGGAGATCGACGCCGACGAACCGATGACACTCAATCTGGACGGCGAACCGGTAAAGGCACGCCGCTTCCGCATCGACTGCGTCGCATCGCGCCTGCGCATGCATCTTCCACTGGACAGCGCGCTCCTGGCGTAG